The region AAGTACATGTCTTCGTTCGCTATGACCTATTAAAATTGTTTTGATATTAAACTCATCCAAGTGAATGGTTCCAATTTCACCAGTATATGATCCTGCTTTTGTTGTATAAGCATTTTGAACACCTATGTGTAAATTGTCTTTTTTATCAAATGTATCTAAAGATGTAGCTGATGGGAAGATATACACTTCACTTGAACTATTATCTTCTAAATAATCATTTACAAAAGATACAAATTCTTTTGTAGATTTTCTTGTATGATTTGTTTTAAAATTTGCCGCTATTATCATTTATTCTCCTATTACTAATGCTTTTACACCAGGCAGTATTTTACCTTCTATTAATTCTAAAGAAGCTCCCCCACCTGTTGATATAAAAGTCATTTCATCTTCATCGCCTGTAATTCTTACTAAGTCAGCAGTATCACCACCTCCAACAACTGTTGTTGCAAAAGAAGAAGCAACAGCATGCGAAAGTTTCATAGATCCTTTCATAAACTTGTCCATTTCATAAACACCCATTGGACCATTCCATAAAATAGTATTTGCATCTTGAATAGCTAAATTAAATAAAGAAGCAGTTGCAGGTCCTACATCTAGAGCCATCCATTTTTTAGGAATTTCTTGTATAGTTGTTACTTTTGCAATAGCTTCTGCATCAAAAGCTTCCGCAACTACAACATCTACTGGTAAATAAAATTTAACACCTAATTCTTTTGCTTTTTCCATAATTCTTAAAGCATCTGGAATTAGATCATCTTCTACTAAAGATTTACCAATTTCGTGTCCTTGAGCTTTAAGAAAAGTAAAAGCCATTCCTCCACCAATAATAATCTTATCTACTTTGGTAATTAAGTTATGTAAAGCTTCTAATTTTCCAGATATTTTAGAACCTCCAACAATAGATACAAAAGGACGTTTTGGTTCATTTACAATATGGTGAAAAAATTTAATTTCTTTTGCAAGTAAAAATCCAGCCGCTTTATGTTCTTTATCAAAGTATTTTGTAATAGCTTCTACAGAAGCATGAGCTCTGTGAGATACACCAAAAGCATCATTGATATAAACATCTGCCATTGAAGCTAATGTGCTTGCGAATTCTTCATCATTACTTATTTCACCCGGATTGTAACGTACATTTTCAAGTAATAATATTTCACCTGCTTGTAGGTTTTTTGCAATTTCCAAAGTATCAGGCTGAATAACATTTTTTGCCATTTTGATTTCTTGTTTTAAAAGTGTATGCAAACGTTTAGCAATAGGTTTTAAAGAATATCTTTCATCATATTTATCTTTTGGTCTTCCAAAATGTGAAGCCAAAATAACAGCACAATCATTGTCAATACAATATCGAATTGTATTTAATGCCGATTTAATTCGCCTGTCATCTGTAATATTAAAATATTCATCCATAGGAACATTAAAATCACATCTAATAAATATCTTTTTTCCTGCTATATCTAAGCTTTTAATTTCTTGTAATTTCATACTAAACCTATTTTTTAGCTACAAACATAGCCATGTCAATAAGTCTTGAAGAATAACCCCACTCATTGTCATACCACGCCATTATTTTAATCATGTCATCACCAATTACTTGTGTTAAATCAGAAGCAATAATAGTAGAATTTGTATTTCCTATTAAATCACTAGAAACCATCATATCATTGTCAACAGCTACAATTCCAGGTAAGTCTTTTACTTTTGATTCAAATAACGCATTAATTTCTTCTTTTGTTGTTTTTTTAGAAACCACAAAGTTTACATCTACCATAGAAACATTAGG is a window of Campylobacteraceae bacterium DNA encoding:
- a CDS encoding phosphoglycerate kinase, whose product is MKLQEIKSLDIAGKKIFIRCDFNVPMDEYFNITDDRRIKSALNTIRYCIDNDCAVILASHFGRPKDKYDERYSLKPIAKRLHTLLKQEIKMAKNVIQPDTLEIAKNLQAGEILLLENVRYNPGEISNDEEFASTLASMADVYINDAFGVSHRAHASVEAITKYFDKEHKAAGFLLAKEIKFFHHIVNEPKRPFVSIVGGSKISGKLEALHNLITKVDKIIIGGGMAFTFLKAQGHEIGKSLVEDDLIPDALRIMEKAKELGVKFYLPVDVVVAEAFDAEAIAKVTTIQEIPKKWMALDVGPATASLFNLAIQDANTILWNGPMGVYEMDKFMKGSMKLSHAVASSFATTVVGGGDTADLVRITGDEDEMTFISTGGGASLELIEGKILPGVKALVIGE